A genome region from Anastrepha ludens isolate Willacy chromosome 3, idAnaLude1.1, whole genome shotgun sequence includes the following:
- the LOC128856253 gene encoding uncharacterized protein LOC128856253, protein MDVILGDLGRGGIEKTGNYTLVLAIAWTILNVYGDFPSMPLVISQYASKSQTYVHQAELIDALMTYLDQRQYRIYIMEQEKLFGHEERSEWGDFCEAAIWFIDSWNSFNTLATDLEDPKSSYKRTGWFLIIYTGTERERLDTVKKIFSRLFEIFVINVNVFLLIDTTPFVYTYFPFSPKKCHSAQPELLLSFRNRKAKQKFKDYKKFFPFKVGNLYGCELAVITWHHPPFMILKEDPETGRIVSIEGMEGMLISILSEVMNFAIRIVIPQPKERGAVYSNGTLTGVAKMISEGDGNITIIFNMYEKKRAQVMGASFSYMSFPLTVATPHGRPLSPLQRLLRPFKHIIWSLIGSNIILAVLIIYALKLLGSKQIVSFVFGKTNRIPFSNLWASLYGGVIHNRLPYRNFSRYLLGLWLLCTLVLRSAYTGQLFIILQDGRALTPLKSFQEIVDKNYIIYTVDVLAELLDSTIENAILGFVDGGNNSMPLILKRIARGSKEVLTIIEPALHYYNHEQTTDTERVAILPQKLIMTPLTMYMRKHSYLITPINLHLYNFLDLGIINKFEKRYRLPKEAEESDEPVRLSLFLLLGIFSIYLALMGLCTLIFLLELWTTRSPLTKMVIDFFNY, encoded by the exons ATGGATGTTATATTAGGTGACCTTGGAAGAGGTGGCATCGAAAAGACTGGAAACTATACGCTGGTACTGGCCATCGCTTGgaccattttgaatgtttatgGCGACTTTCCTTCAATGCCGTTGGTTATTTCACAGTATGCCAGCAAAAGCCAGACTTACGTTCATCAAGCGGAACTAATCGACGCACTAATGACGTACTTGGATCAACGACAATATCGTATCTACATCATGGAGCAGGAGAAATTGTTCGGCCACGAGGAGAGAAGTGAGTGGGGCGACTTTTGTGAGGCTGCAATTTGGTTCATCGACAGCTGGAACTCCTTTAA TACGCTGGCAACAGATTTGGAGGATCCGAAAAGCTCATACAAGCGCACAGGTTGGTTTCTAATCATCTACACCGGCACCGAACGAGAACGCTTAGACACAGTCAAGAAAATATTTAGtcgtttatttgaaattttcgttATAAATGTGAATGTCTTCTTGCTGATCGACACAACGCCATTTGTCTATACGTATTTTCCATTTTCACCCAAGAAATGCCATTCAGCTCAGCCGGAGTTGCTGCTGTCTTTTCGAAATAGGAAAGCAAAACAGAAATTCAAGgattacaaaaagttttttccctTTAAAGTGGGCAATCTCTATGGATGTGAGTTGGCGGTAATAACGTGGCATCATCCACCTTTCATGATTCTGAAAGAAGATCCAGAAACCGGTCGGATCGTATCAATCGAGGGTATGGAGGGTATGTTAATTAGTATTTTGTCCGAGGTCATGAATTTTGCTATACGAATTGTGATTCCACAACCAAAAGAACGTGGCGCTGTTTACAGTAATGGTACATTAACGGGTGTGGCAAAAATG ATATCCGAAGGTGAcggaaatattacaataatattcaatatGTACGAGAAGAAACGCGCTCAGGTTATGGGTGCCTCATTTTCATATATGAGTTTTCCTTTAACGGTCGCTACACCGCATGGACGTCCACTTTCTCCGCTTCAACGCCTATTAAGACCTTTTAAGCACATAATTTGGTCGCTCATCGGTTCCAATATCATTCTCGCTGTGCTAATCATATACGCACTCAAACTGCTTGGTAGCAAGCAGATCGTTTCATTTGTCTTTGGCAAAACCAACCGAATTCCATTCAGCAACCTCTGGGCCTCGCTTTACGGTGGCGTCATCCATAATCGTTTGCCATATCGAAACTTTTCTCGCTACCTGCTGGGTCTGTGGCTACTGTGCACATTGGTTTTACGCTCCGCTTACACAGGTCAACTTTTCATCATACTCCAAGATGGCCGCGCCTTAACACCTCTGAAATCATTCCAAGAAATAGTGGATAAAAATTACATCATCTATACGGTGGATGTGCTAGCCGAGTTGCTAGACTCAACTATAGAAAATGCGATTCTTGGCTTCGTAGATGGCGGTAACAACTCCATGCCTCTGATATTGAAACGGATCGCACGGGGCTCCAAAGAAGTATTGACCATAATTGAGCCAGCCTTACATTACTATAACCACGAACAGACCACGGATACTGAACGGGTGGCAATTTTGCCACAAAAGTTGATAATGACACCGCTCACCATGTACATGCGCAAGCATTCTTATCTCATCACACCGATTAACCTCCATCTTTACAACTTTTTGGATTTGGGCATAATAAATAAGTTTGAGAAACGGTATCGGCTGCCTAAGGAGGCCGAGGAATCGGACGAGCCTGTTAGACTGTCGCTTTTTCTGCTACTTGGCATATTCAGTATATATCTGGCGCTAATGGGGCTGTGCACGTTGATTTTCCTCTTGGAGCTTTGGACAACCAGATCTCCTTTGACCAAGATGGTCATTGATTTTTTCAACTACTag
- the LOC128856252 gene encoding tigger transposable element-derived protein 6-like: MTGSEKLKLLVIGKAKNPRYFKGIKSLGVDYEFNKKAWMTSEIFTKWIVKLDKKFCDQNRKVLFFVDNCTAHPKDVRDKLRNIHLAYFPPNMTSLLQPIDQGIIYNMKQHYRKRILTNILTQVDEGNSVMAIDLLQAVRNLSNVWNVYVKPETIANCFKKAGFSKDAMQIPFEHWDEEVLLSISDLAALQSSFKKVANIEASFDDYVNADNGVQTWDNPSEEDIFNSIFESPAEPDNDEHDLTVEELAETEEALPTLIQAASSISVIRTFVEMRSDVPINVFNSLHDLEAFIENEKWKTVIQTKLTDYFK; this comes from the exons atgacaggatcagaaaagctaaaattgctggtaatcggaaaggccaaaaatccgaggtaCTTCAAGGggataaaatctttaggtgtcgattatgagtttaacaaaaaagcatggatgaccagtgagatttttacgaaatggattgtaaaactcgacaaaaaattttgtgatcaaaacagaaaggtgttgttttttgttgataactgcactgcccaccctaaagatgtaagagacaagttgagaaacattcatctcgcttattttcctcccaacatgacttcgttactgcaaccaatagaccaaggcattatctacaacatgaaacaacattacagaaaacgaattttaacgaatatattgactcaagtggatgagggaaattctgttatggccatagacttgctgcaagcagttcgaaatcttagcaatgtatggaatgtctatgttaaaccagaaacaattgccaactgttttaaaaaggctggattttcaaaagatgctatgcagattccatttgagcattgggatgaagaggtccttctttcaatatcggatttggctgctttacagtcttcatttaaaaaagtagcaaatatcgaagcatcgtttgatgactacgtaaatgctgataatggtgtgcagacttgggacaacccatccgaagaagatattttcaacagcatttttgaaagtccagctgaacctg ataacgatgaacacgatttgaccgttgaagaattggcagaaactgaggaggcattacctacgttgatacaagctgcttcatccattagcgtaattagaacctttgtggaaatgaggagtgacgtgccgattaatgttttcaactctctacatgatttggaagcttttattgaaaatgaaaaatggaagactgtaattcaaaccaaactcactgattattttaaataa
- the LOC128856464 gene encoding uncharacterized protein LOC128856464 produces MHGNFVLIFILEYLSKSYATNAYGIVAPDTVCNSTIRHNVRYALWAVIAEHFVPNSSELLISVHAKHQQAWRLMQELLTCVLPFMNNIKVQLETMDLPRLPTYARHHNLLLIDSMQALVELDPALLTKKFDFPEQYLIVLIGADPTLVPNLLVSSILSYFWQNYIINVSLLFESKPNYVKVYTYFPFLENSTCKANNVRVINAYNNSWQKPLATDIFPKKLLNMQNCSLTVAVWDAPPYLSYNPNKSGYAQLGYFEGEMLIELAKKLNFSMDLLEPANDEQRGLRLANGTLTGAMKLLHDHLADMSVGCFRYTVERCEVLTGALPYYQSWQIFGIKLAGKTYTSLEILAFPFDLRTWLCLLFSLQITFLLAYTINYCGNYSQLARIIIGYPRPRTPLTNTYSLFLGVPILHAPRTNFARFVLIMWVIYGYVMRNAYQSFLYKLLQTDLYRTPPTDIFQLINEDYSLIMTEATFNTVSNAPLIQNKRIPVIINNSTYEWKSYEMVEKLGGNLAGVSPKEYLTYYLMSQRKRGTFYVLPDRFFQQYITMYFSKHSYLIARFNELLMQLRSQGLIDYWAHKYIDLSYYELSSAEDDDALEMDDLWGVFAIYLVLISLAGMAFIAELLCHRLTN; encoded by the exons ATGCATGGAAACTTTGTGTTGATTTTCATATTGGAATACTTAAGCAAATCGTATGCAACAAATGCGTATGGCATAGTGGCACCGGACACCGTTTGTAATTCCACCATCAGACACAATGTGAGATATGCACTGTGGGCCGTAATAGCTGAACACTTTGTGCCCAACTCAAGTGAGCTTCTAATATCTGTGCATGCCAAACATCAACAGGCGTGGCGATTAATGCAGGAGCTACTCACTTGTGTGCTGCCGTTTATGAACAACATAAAGGTGCAACTTGAAACCATGGATTTGCCACGTCTCCCAACTTATGCAAGACATCATAATCTGCTGCTGATTGATAGTATGCAGGCGTTAGT CGAACTGGATCCCGCATTGCTGACTAAGAAATTTGACTTTCCCGAACAATATTTGATCGTATTAATTGGTGCGGACCCAACGCTAGTACCGAATTTGCTGGTCTCAAGCATTTTGAGCTACTTTTGGCAAAACTACATCATCAATGTCAGTCTGTTGTTTGAGAGCAAGCCCAACTATGTGAAAGTCTACACGTATTTCCCATTTTTGGAGAATAGCACTTGCAAGGCAAATAATGTGCGTGTAATCAATGCGTACAACAACAGTTGGCAAAAGCCTTTGGCAACAGACATTTTCCCCAAAAAGCTGCTCAATATGCAAAACTGCTCACTAACAGTAGCCGTTTGGGATGCGCCGCCATATCTGAGTTACAATCCTAATAAAAGCGGTTATGCGCAATTGGGATATTTTGAGGGGGAAATGCTAATCGAGTTGGCCAAGAAGCTGAACTTCAGCATGGATCTATTGGAACCAGCGAACGATGAACAACGCGGGCTACGCTTGGCGAATGGCACCTTAACCGGTGCTATGAAATTG CTGCACGATCACTTGGCCGATATGAGTGTGGGTTGCTTCCGTTACACCGTTGAACGTTGTGAAGTACTCACAGGCGCCTTGCCATACTATCAGTCGTGGCAAATCTTTGGCATCAAACTTGCCGGCAAAACCTACACTTCATTGGAAATATTGGCATTCCCCTTCGACTTGCGCACTTGGTTGTGTCTGCTATTTAGTTTACAAATAACTTTTCTACTCGCATATACTATAAATTATTGCGGCAACTACTCCCAGCTCGCGCGTATTATTATTGGTTACCCACGTCCAAGAACACCGCTTACGAATACCTACAGCCTCTTTCTGGGCGTACCAATATTGCATGCACCCCGCACAAATTTCGCACGTTTTGTCCTGATTATGTGGGTCATTTATGGCTATGTGATGCGCAATGCATATCAGAGTTTTCTCTATAAACTTCTACAAACTGATCTGTATCGTACGCCTCCCACCGATATTTTCCAACTCATCAACGAAGATTACTCGCTCATTATGACCGAGGCTACATTCAATACGGTGAGTAACGCACCGCTGATACAAAATAAACGCATACCAGtcataataaataattccaCATACGAGTGGAAATCCTACGAAATGGTGGAAAAATTAGGTGGAAACTTAGCTGGCGTCTCGCCAAAAGAGTATCTTACGTACTATCTGATGTCGCAACGCAAACGCGGTACTTTCTATGTGCTACCCGATAGATTCTTTCAGCAATACATCACAATGTATTTCTCAAAGCATAGCTACTTAATCGCGCGTTTCAATGAATTGCTGATGCAGCTGCGCAGCCAAGGCCTCATCGATTACTGGGCGCACAAGTACATAGACTTGAGCTACTATGAGCTGAGCTCTGCTGAAGACGACGATGCATTAGAAATGGATGATCTTTGGGGAGTATTTGCTATTTACCTGGTCTTGATTAGCTTAGCGGGCATGGCATTTATCGCCGAACTGCTGTGTCACAGGCTGACAAACTAA